A region from the Aegilops tauschii subsp. strangulata cultivar AL8/78 chromosome 5, Aet v6.0, whole genome shotgun sequence genome encodes:
- the LOC109781382 gene encoding uncharacterized protein produces the protein MASNGSMLAVIMACALLLAGSTCHAARNLADTTPAAAAPAASAVPGLPAVPSLPAVPTDTVTLMPPMPSVTLPTVPQVTLPPMPSIVVPKAVLPPMPKVTLPTVTMAPMPAIVVPKVTLPPLPFVPNVNVPMRFAASPPSA, from the coding sequence ATGGCTTCCAACGGGAGCATGCTGGCCGTGATCATGGCGTGCGCGCTCCTCCTCGCCGGCAGCACGTGCCACGCCGCCCGCAACCTGGCCGACACGACGCCGGCGGCTGCCGCTCCGGCTGCTAGCGCCGTCCCTGGCCTGCCGGCCGTGCCGTCCTTGCCTGCCGTGCCCACGGACACGGTCACCCTGATGCCACCAATGCCGTCGGTCACCCTGCCCACCGTGCCACAGGTGACGCTGCCGCCCATGCCCTCCATCGTCGTCCCCAAGGCGGTCCTGCCGCCCATGCCCAAGGTCACCCTCCCCACAGTGACGATGGCACCGATGCCCGCGATTGTGGTGCCCAAGGTGACCCTGCCGCCGTTGCCATTCGTCCCCAATGTGAACGTGCCTATGCGGTTCGCGGCATCACCCCCGTCAGCGTAG
- the LOC109781381 gene encoding uncharacterized protein has product MASNASMLAVFMACALLLAGSTCHASRNLADTTPAAAAPAASALPGLPAVPTLPAVPTDTVTLMPPMPSVTLPTVPQVTLPPMPSIVVPKGVLPPMPKVTLPTVPQVTMAPMPAIVVPKVTLPPLPFVQNVNVPMPFAAPPPSA; this is encoded by the coding sequence ATGGCTTCCAACGCGAGCATGTTGGCCGTGTTCATGGCTTGCGCGCTCCTCCTCGCCGGCAGCACGTGCCACGCCTCCCGCAACCTGGCCGACACTACGCCGGCGGCTGCCGCTCCGGCTGCTAGCGCCCTCCCTGGCCTGCCGGCCGTGCCGACCTTGCCTGCCGTGCCCACGGACACGGTCACCCTGATGCCACCAATGCCGTCGGTCACCCTGCCCACCGTGCCGCAGGTGACGCTGCCGCCCATGCCCTCCATCGTCGTGCCCAAGGGGGTCCTGCCGCCCATGCCCAAGGTCACCCTCCCCACCGTGCCGCAGGTGACGATGGCGCCGATGCCTGCCATTGTCGTGCCCAAGGTGACGCTGCCGCCGTTGCCATTCGTCCAGAATGTGAACGTGCCTATGCCGTTCGCGGCACCGCCCCCGTCAGCGTAG